Part of the Deltaproteobacteria bacterium genome is shown below.
GAGCGCTTGCAGCTCCGCGAGCGTGAGCGCGCGCACGTGCGACGGATCGCGCAGCTTCTCCATGCGGTTGAGCGCCGCCGCCTTCGCCGGGTCCTCCGACGCCGCGACGTCCACCAGCGCGACCCGGCCCTCCGGCGCGCACACGCGCTTCATCTCGGCGAGCACGGCGCGCGGCTCGGGGAAGTGATGGAACGCGAAGCGCGAGACGACGAGCGAGAACGCGCCGTCGGGATACGGGAGCGGCAGCGCGTCGCCGACCCGCCAGGCGACGTTGCCGAGCCCCTTCTCCGCCGCGAGCGCCCGCGCCCGCTCGATCATCGCGGGCGTCACGTCGATGCCGGTCGCGTGGCGCACGACCGGGGCGAGGGCGCACACTACGAGCCCCGGGCCGCAGGCGACGTCGAGCACGGTGTCCTCGGGCCCCGCCCCGGTGAAGTCGACCAGCAGCCGCAGCGCCTCCTCGTCCCGAACACCCGGCGCGGTCGAGAACGGCACGGCCTGCTTGGTGAACTGCTCGACGATCAGGTCGCGGTGTGCGGGCATGGCTCAGTCGAACTCCCGCTGCGTGATCGGCACGTGCCCCGGCTGGCTCGCGACACGCGCGAGCCAGGTGCGAACGTGCGGGTAACGCCCGAGGTGGAAATCGCCCTCGTGGGCAACGTGCGTGTAGGCGTAGAGCGCGATGTCGGCGATCGTGTAACG
Proteins encoded:
- a CDS encoding class I SAM-dependent methyltransferase, whose translation is MIVEQFTKQAVPFSTAPGVRDEEALRLLVDFTGAGPEDTVLDVACGPGLVVCALAPVVRHATGIDVTPAMIERARALAAEKGLGNVAWRVGDALPLPYPDGAFSLVVSRFAFHHFPEPRAVLAEMKRVCAPEGRVALVDVAASEDPAKAAALNRMEKLRDPSHVRALTLAELQALFRAVGLPAPRVTFYQLRSELEGLLERSFPERGDAERIRWMFIDSLADDGLGLGTRRRGDAIVFAYPVAALVAIKTGSAAGDEGPVPV